A segment of the Carya illinoinensis cultivar Pawnee chromosome 1, C.illinoinensisPawnee_v1, whole genome shotgun sequence genome:
ATGTGAAGTTAGGCTCAACTAGAGATCCTCTGTGGAGGTCAAGCAGCGCGTAGGTTGAACTATCCTCGTTGACCCTTGCCCTTAGTGAAAGGGGCCGAGTAGTATGTACGACCAAGCCTACCCAAGAATCCTTTGCGGAGGTTGTGTGGTATAAGTCAGGCACACCTCATTGACCTTGCGCTTGGCAAGAGGGGCCAAGCTATATGTACAACCAGGCTCGCCCAGAAATCCTTTGCAGAGGTTATGTGACGAGTAAGTTGGGCATGCCTCCTTGACCTTCAAGCTTGGCGAGATAGGCCAAGTGGTATGTACGACTAGAATCGCACAGAAATCCTTTACAGAGGTTGTGAGGCGCATAAGCCAAGTACACCTTGTTGACCCTCATgcttggagagagagaggaagattTCTTAAGTGCGTTGCAACATTGATGTTTACTAACCTGGGTTGTCGTGTCAATGCGGGGAAGCTCTAAATCATTACTGTTGGAGGAGGTGCTTTCTTTAAAGTTGTATCTCGTAATCTTGGGATTATTCTGCACTCCGCCAAGGGAGGGGTAGAGGTGCTTCAAACCACTCTCTCTCCCATTCATCCCTCCGGGAGAGGTAACCAGTTGATTGCTGTAGAGCCGAATTACTCTTCACCACGACAAGATGGGGTAATCTATTCGGGCAGCCTCAGGGCTAGTCCCTTTTTCCTCCGAGGGGGTGGTCGAGCTAGCCCGAGGCTAACCCCGCCTGTTAACCCTTGAATGGAAGTAATTCATTCGGGCAATGTGTCTGACTGGACCTGCTCCCATCCGTTGATACTGTAGGGAAGGTAGGTGAGAACCAAGCTAGTGTTATGCCCACTCTTCGTCAAAACGAGATAAGGTATGTTCAAGTGGCCTCAGGGCTAGGCCCGCTCTCTGCACTTGAGTGCCTTATGAGGAGGTAGTCTATTCAGGCAATCTTAGACTGGACCAGCTCTCATCGGTCAACGCCTGAAAGAAAGGTAGGTTGTCGAGCTCTTGAGGATAGACTTGCACTCTGCCACTGGAGGGACTAAGCAGCCATGGACATTACACCCATCCCTTTGGTACCCCGCAAGGGAGGTAAATATCAGATGGTCGAGGGGCCATCCACTCTTCATTGCGATTGGGCTAGGGTAACGTTCAGGTAGCCTCAGGGCTGGACCCGCTCTCCTCTGTGAGGGAGGTTGCATTAAGCCGAGGCTAGACCTGCCTATTGACCTAGGCGTGGAGGTAGTTTATTCGGGCAGTCTTTGACTAGACCCACTCCTGCTCATTGACATTGCAGGAAAGGTAAGTGGGGATCAGGTTGATGCTGCATCCACTTTTCACCGTGTCAGAACGGGGTATGTTTGGGGAGGCCAAGGGGCCTAGCCCGCTCTCCTTCTTGAGGGGGGCAAGACTGGCAGGGAGGCTGGTTTTGCTTGTCGTCCCTCACATAGAGGTAGTCTATTCAGACCttctttgactggtcccactcCCGTCAGTTGACTTCCACGATGAAGGTAAGCTGACAAGTAGCCAAGGCTGACCTGCACTCCGTCGTGGGAGGGATAAAGTAGCCCTAGGCATTACACCCATCACTTTGGTATCCCGTAGGGGAGGTAAGTATCGAAGAGCCACAGGGTTGTCAGCTCTTCGCCTTGATGGAGGCAGGGTAGTGATTTGGCAATCTCAGGGCTAGACCCGCTCTCCTCCGTGGGGGAGGTTGGGCTAGCCCATGGCTAATCCTGCCTGTTGACCCACATATGGAAGTAGTCTATTCGGACGTATGTCTGACTAGACCTGCTACCGCCCGTTGACATCACAGGGAAGGTAATTTGCCTTTGTAGGTTTTATCGATGAGGGCGTGTCTTGGTAGAGGTTCATGTTGGGGTGAACTACATACTGATAGAGGTATTGTTTCCACGCTTTTAATTTCTAAAACATTCACACTTCTTTATCAAAAGAGTGTACACAATAATTCacaaatcaaatcacaaaattaCACGTAACAAGGTCTTCATTGATAGAACATTCGTAGGTGCTCAACATTCCATGGATGCTGCAGTTCGTTCCCTTGGGAATCTCGAAGCTAGTAGACCCTAGGAAAATTGCTGGCAACAACCACGTAGGGGCCTTCCCACTATAGTCTTAGCTGGCCTTCATCTCTAGTGGTGGTCCAGTTTGTTTTAGGACGAGGTCTCTGACTTTCAATGACCTCAGGTACACCCTTTGATTGAAATAGCGTACCACTTTCTTTTTGTATGCTGCCATTGTCAGATTCGCCTCTTCTCGAATTTCACCCACTAGGTTAAGCTATTCCTTAAGGCACTGGTCATTGGAGCGTTGCTTGTAGTGCCACACCCTGTAGGTGGGGATATCCACCTCGACCGATGGCATGGCTTCAGGGCCGTACGCAGGCGTGAACGGGATCTCTCCTGTCGACGTTCTCACTATCACCTGGTATGCCCATAGGATTTTGGGAAGCTCTTCTACCCATGCTCCTATTCGGTTGCAATGTTTGTTCTTCAGTATTCTTACCAAGGTTTTGTTGGTCCCTTCTCCCTGGCCGTTGGACTGGGGGTGTCTTGGAGAGGAGTATCAGAATTTGATTCCCAGGTCTCAACACCAGTCTTGATAGTTTTCCGAGTCAAACTACCTCCCATTCTCTAAAATAATGCTACGTGGAATGCCGATGTTCTTCCATAAGAAACGAGTGATGTTATTCGCCATAATCATTGCCAGCGCTTCGGGCTCCACCGTCTTGGTGAAGTAATCTACATCAACTACCATGAATTTTACCCCACCCTTGCCTAGGGGAAGGGGCCCTACCAGGTTGGCACCCAACTGGGCAAAGGGCTAGGGTGAGAAGGCTGGTGTCAATTCTTCTAGCAGGCGGTGAATGACTCCAAAGTACCCCTGGCACTTCCTACACCTCCACACATATTCCTTGGCGTCTTTCAGTGTGCGTGGCCAATAACACCCTACCCACATTGCCTTGCCTGCTAGTACCCAACCACTGGAGTGGTCGCCACAGATTCCCTCATGTATCACTGCTAGCACATGTTGGGCCTGCTCGCTCAAGATGCATCTCAATAAGGGAGTGTTGTATCCTCTCTGGTATAGGATACCATCGAATGCGGTGTACCTTGTTGCTTGGTACCTGACCTTTTTGGCCCTTTGTTTGTCATCGAGTACATCATTGGTCTTTAGGATGAAATATGTCCACGACCTAGTCTGGTGCGCCCGATCCAATTTCCAGCAGCTCTATCCTTATGACCGGCATCTCCACTGTTCTAAGGATGGTCAATTCCAGTATCAGGGAGGCCTCTTGCCCATACCCTGTTTTCGTCAGTTTGTTTGCCCTATGATTTTTGGCCCTCAGGATTTGCTATATTTAGAAATGTTTGAAATGAGCATGCTCGGCTTTTATCAAGGTTAggtattttttcagtttttcactttttcctGCAAACTCTTCCCATACTTGGTTAATCACCACTTGGGAGTCGGCCCGAACCTCCACCTCCTCAGCGCCCAAGGACTTTGCCATTGTCATGCTGAGGAACAATGCCTCATTAGTTGTAGTTCTGAAGGCTTGCTTAATGGCATGAACATGTTCTTCGCCTTTATCCGTGATGATATGCAATCCCTCTCCCCCTCCAACCTAACAAGATGAGCCATTAACGAAGACTTGCCAAGGCTTCATGGGTTGTGCATATTCAGTTTCTTCAGGGAAGCTTGTGAACTCTGCGACGAAGTCTGCTAGTATTTGCCCTTTTATAGAGGTCCGCAGTGCATACTCAATGTTGAACTCGCTTAGTTCCATGGCCCAGTTAGTTAGGCGACCTGAGACATCCGGTCACTATAGAATCTTTTTCAGGGGGCATCAGTGAGGACCTTGATCGGGTGGGCCTAAAAATAGGATCAAAGTTTTTGAGTGCTTACCACCAAGGCGAAGGCGAGCTATTCAATGTGGGGGTATTTGGCTTCTACCCCTTTATAAGCTCGAATTGACATAGTATACCAGCTGCTAAACTCTATCCTCGTCATGCACTAAGGCCGAGGAGGCTGCTTGTGGAGAAATGGATAGGTACAGAATTAAGACCTCCCCGCATCGAGGTTAGCTAAGCTTAGCAGAGGGTTGGTTAGGTATTTTTTTAGCACAGTGAATGCCTCATCGTAGTCTTGATTCCAATCGCGTGCCTTCCTTAGCACTTTGAAGAAGGGAAGGCACTTGTCAGTTGACCGTGATATGAAGCAGTTGAGGGCCGTGACTTGATTGGTGAGCTTTTGTACATCATTAATGCTTTGCGGCGGAGCATGTCAAGGATAGCCCCCACATTCTCGGGATTGGCTTCAATTCCACACTCTGATATCATGAATCCTAGGAACTTCCTAGAACCTACTCCGAGCATGCACTTTGCCAGATTTAGCTTCGTTTTGAACCACCTTAATACCACAAAGGCCTCTCAAAGATCCTCAAGGTGCTATGTAGGATCTCTGCTTTTGACTGTAGGTTGTCCACATATACTTCCATATTTCTACCGATTTGATCCTTGAACATACAGTTAACCAATCACTGGTAGGTGGCCCCTGCATTCTTCAATCCGAACGGCATGGCTAAGTACCAGTATAGCCCACGGTCCGTGATGAATGACTTTTTTTTCTCGTTGTTAGGGTTCATTTGGATTTGCTTATACCAGGAATAGGCATTTATGAAGCTTAGCATGCGGTATCCTACTGTTGAGTTGACAATAAGGTCGATGCGAGTTGGAAGTGGGAAGCTGTCCTTAGGGTAGGCCTTGTTCAAATCAGTGAAGTTGACACGCATTCTCCATTTACTGTTTGGTTTCTTCACAAGCACCACGTTGGACAGCAAATCAAAGTAGTATGCTTCTCGTATGAATCCTATCGCGAGCAATCAATTGACCTCAATGGCGATAGCAGCGTTCTTCTCCTCACTGAAGCTCCTACACCTCTGTCTTACTCCTTTGGCCTTAAGGTCCACACTTAAATGATGATACATGACTGTCGGGTCAATCCCTGACATGTCTTCATAGATCTAAGCAAAGAATTCTCGATGTTCCACGAGCAGCTGCTATAGGGAGTCCCTTACTTCAATGGCTACTCCTGTGCCGATCCTGGCAGTGGATTCTAGTCGATTTGGGTCCAACAGGATTAGCTCCATTGGCACGTTCACTTAAACTTTCTTGAGTACGTACTCATCCCTCATTTCTTCTTCCTTGTGGGTGCATTCAGGAGCTGGCAGAAGGATGGTTGGTATCTCCTCCCACACCTGCACGGTGTGGGTTCCCCCTTCTTGCCTTCAGGCCTACCGGCCGCATCGTTGTGCGTCTCCCCTATTGCTCCTTCTGGTGGGGTCACTTTCGTGGTTGTCGTCTCCATACTTATCTACGTTATTGTTTTACTACACTCCTGAGCCGTCCGAAAGTGTGCTCTTGCAAGCACGCAAAGGACGCGTATGATTTTTTCAGATCCCACAAACGGCGCCACTGTTGACGTCGTGTTTCATACCATTTTGGGCTGGGCCCTTAGCAACTCAAACCTTCAATCTTGACTTGAAAATACACTAATAACTCCAAAGTTCAGCGGCCGGGGTGGTTACCAAGTGCAACCTCCGATGCCTAAATCAGTAAAATTCGAAAGAGAGAGTTCAAAGATAGCTGTAGTGAGTAAAGTCCAAAGAGTCCAACCCCTAATTCGGTGTTTGAGGGTTTTTTTTATACCTATGCTTGGGGTCAGAGACCCATGCCCTGCGGCCGGGTAGAGGGGTGTCCTCCTTGAACCCCTTCCGCTAGGCCCTATTTAATGCAGCTTGGACCTCTAAATGAGGTAATTAATATGACGTGATCCTCTGATGAATGCATTCAATGTGGCATAATTTTCGAGTATTGCTTGGGAGTTCTGTCGAGGTAGCGTGTTCGCTCCCTTTTTGGTCAAGGTGGCCTCTAGTGACCCAGGGTGGCGACCCGTCTTCTGACCTGGGACCTTGTTCTCAACTTGCATGGGTCAAGGGCCCCTAAATCATGCTACTAAAGGGCTACGCGGGCAGAGGGGCCTTTAGCACTGGGCCTGGCCTCATGTGCTCCCTTGGGTTTGGGAAAATCCCTTGACTCTTGATCTAGGCCGATATTCTCGACCCTAAAGCGCTAGGGAAAAATCCCCCCAATAGTCATGCTAAAGATCCAGCTGCTTTCCGTTAAGTCTGCAGTAATGACATCATTGACGTTGCCAACAAGTCTTGTTggaagaaaattaataatttcaaagtTATCAtctatccattttatttttattgttcttttaaatgattaaaaatgttacTGCTAGtgaatttttgtatttaaaaaaattaaaaatattaaaaaaataaaattgaactaGCGGTAACTTAGATGTGGCTAAATGAGGGTCTAAATAGCAACACCCagagaaaattgatcaaataCTTTACAGTAAgatgctttttttattttagagaaaatactttaactacttttattataaaatagatataacatatcatataaaattactttaatttatagattttttttatagatttttttttttttttagatgtatCACTACTcttgattttatatgaaagcAACTTTACAAGTTGCCTAGCTAAATGGAAAAGGACTAGAAGACAAAGGTCTTGTTTGGACATTTAgaatatttgtgaatagtaataaaattattcgtgaatagtttgaataaaatgttttattagattttgataaatgggagagaaaatagttaataaaaattttataatattaaaatattatttcaatataatttttttttagaaatttgaaaattttttatcattttttaaccttttttttataagtttcggacaattataatgataaggAGCTAATTatcagatgaaaaagttaaaaattaaaaattaaaaatattttttattttagtgatgtttaaaaaaaaaatctaaaaaaatctgaaaatctacGATTCCCAAGTATGGGTTAAAGcttaaagaactaaaaaaataaaaatgtcactTTAGAGATAAGGTTGCATGCACACTagaaataaatgaaatgaaagcaTCAAACAACTGTCCCAATGTTACCATTTCAGTGGTTTCTTCCCTTAGAACATGCCAAAGCAATAATAGTCATAATTGATTAATGAAAGGCTTTTAAAACGCGTTTTTTTCCAAATCGAAATTTCTAAGATGGTGTCATTCCCGTCTTTTCTCCACAAGAAAAATTGAAGTCAACAATTGTTCTTTAGCAGTTCATTGGCTGTGAGTTTTTTCCATGCAAACTTTTTGTCATGGGGCGGCCGAATACAAGCCAGGGGTGGCCTACAACAAGCAAGTGGCCATCCTATGGGAGGCCCGATCAGGACTGATGGTTGTCCAGACTCCAGAGCCACCCGCGAATGAcatctatttgaaaatttaaaaatgtttatttatttatttattttataggaaACATCTTGTTCATTAATAATAAGAAGATTACATACATTTATCAactcatttgttttattttgatttttattatgtaagtaaattctttttattatttatcatttaaaacacatctatttcattttcttctaaaaaatatattggaaatattttttcatcaattttttcatattttgattttatttttaattttttatttgaataatatatttttcttttgtatgtATAGAACTGAATTATATTacattgtatataaaaatatatttcaaatataaaaaatatatggatattgcaaatttattagtaaaaatgtaatatttaaaaagaataaaaaagattatttaaatgatatcaAGAAAATATAGATAAGTGAagtttgatgatatattttaaaaaataagataaaaaaatactattgtGAATGCTCTTTTGTACCATTTTgtaatctatttttccttttcgtatatttatttaaaacttttattgtTTTACAATTTCTACATATTGTTAATTTAACAACTtaactatattaaaaaataattaattttttatttttttaaaaattataataaagttgtgtttagatagtgaaaatacatatcatctcatctcataattataaatttttaaaaattttatacaaaatttaataataatttatttttataaattttaaaataataataatattaaaaaataatattttaaatttcaatttttatctttatctaaacttatttcaactcactatttaGACCACAGACTAATCTCACTAAAACTGTTATGCAGGCCGGTTGTATATGGCAAAACTGTTTAAATAATCCAATTTTAGAGCAGTGCTACCCCACCAAGGTTGTGGCACGAGACTGTCCAGATAacagttttgctacatacaaaaaAGACGCATTTGATTTGATTGGATTCTTcgtagaagaaaaagaaacttttaAAACGCGTTTGATTGGATTCCACTGCGTAAAaggacaaaacaaaaaaaaaaaaaaaacacaagttTTAAAACTCGTTTTCTTCTGCAGCTCTATGGATTTTGAGTTTCTTTCAAAGCGAAATTCTGGGATGGTGTCGTTCCCGTACTAGTTTCTCcgctaaaaaaattgaaagcaaTAATTGTCATTTTTAATCAGAAGCTGCGAAACAGAGTGTTCTTGATCAGCAGTTCTTTGGCTTGTGAgttttttcaaagcaaaattTCCAGCATGGAAGTCGTGGCTTCGATTGTTAGTGGAGTAGTAGTAGAAACTGGTCGGTTTCTCTGTGGCTCCATCTATTCTACGATCAAGAACATTGTCAAAGGCCCACAACAGCTTGATGTTTtggaaaagaagatgaaatcCCTTACGGCTCTTAGAAATGATGCAGaacaagaaatgaaaagagCTACGCAGGAAGGATTGGTAATAAAAGCTCAAGCCACTAACTGGGTTGGGGAGGTTGAAGAGCTGCAGGGTAAGATCAATGATCAGATTCAAGAAGCGAAGAGTTCCCGATGTTTCTTAAGTTGCAGTACTAAGCGGTATAGAATAAGCAGGGAAGTGGCCGAACATCTCAAAGAGATAGAAAGGCTTCGAGAAGTGGGAAGCCCCCTTGCTCTTTCCGTGGCTCTTAGTTGTCCAGAGGTCAAAGCAGTGGAGCATATTCCTGGACCTTCAATTCAAGATCAAACAACATCAGTATCAGACGATTTAGCCATAGTTATGGCTCGATTGTTTGACAATAGATTCCAGAGGATTGGTATATGGGGGATGGGAGGCGTCGGCAAAACTAATCTGGTGAGAAATTTGAACAATAAGCTGCTGCTTGAAATTAATTCAAATATGCCTTTTAGCCGTGTACTATGGGTTACAGTGTCCAAAAATTTGGACATAAAAATGGTCCGGACGAGAATAGCTTCCAGACTGCGTTTGAAACTGGAAGAAAGTTCGGGACCGGTTGGAATGGCTATTCAACTTCATCGAAGACTAGAGAAGGAAAGGTTTCTTCTCATTCTAGATGATGTTTGGGAAAAAATTGATTTGGACAAATTGTCCCACGGCCTGAATATCATAACGGTAGTAAGATCATATTGACATCTAGATCTTTGGAAGTATGTAGGGACATGCTGACTGATGTTCAAGTTAAAATGAGCGTTTTGAGGGATGAAGACGCTTGGCAACTATTTAGTCGGTATGCGAGGGATGTGGTTACTTCAGAACATATCGCACCACTTGCAGAGGCAATTTGTAGGGAGTGTAAGGGATTGCCTTTGGCCATCATCACCATGGGAGCTGCAATGAGAGGAAAGACGAATCCTGAGGTATGGAAGCATGCTTTGAATCAATTGCACAGATCGGTGCCTTATGCAGCAGGCGTGGAGGAGGCTCTCTATAAGCCTTTGAAGTGGAGTTACGACTCATTAGAAGGTAAAGACTTGAAAACTTGTTTTCTTTACTGCTCTTTGTTTCCAGAGGACTTCTCAATTAATATAGATGAACTAGTATGGTACTGGCTGGCGGAAGGTTTGATAGATGATCGAGAAAACTATGAGGTTTTCTACAGTAGAGGAATTAGTTTGATTGAAAATCTGAAGGACGCCTGTTTGTTGGAAGATGGTTCCGATAAGGGCACCGTGAAGATGCATGACGTTGTTCGTGATGTTAGCATATGGATTGCATCAACCTGCAGCGAGGATGGAAGTAAATCCCTCGTTCGTACAGGGAAAGGGTTGAAAGAGATTTCAGTTACTGAGCTATCAAATTCTCTCAAAAGAGTTTCTTTTATGGATAACGATTTAGAAAAACTATCGGATGATTCTGTGATTCGATGTTCAGAGGCATCAACTTTTTTACTACAAAATAATCCTCGCCTTGAATTAATTCCTGAAATATTTTTGGAACGATTTAAAGCACTGAGAGTCTTGAATTTCAGTCAGACCAGCATCAAGTCATTGCCTGATTCTCTTCTTCAACTGGATGACCTTCGTGCTCTTCTTTTGAGTAATTGCAAGGATCTCGAAGGATTGCCCCCACTGGAAAGGCTCAGTAGACTTCAAGTGCTTGATCTCTCTAGGACTGGTATCAGAGAATTGCCAAAACGGTTAGAGCAACTCAACAACTTAAGGCATCTAAACTTAGCCCAAACTTCCAAACTGGAAGTGGTTAAAGCTGGAGTCATATCCAAGTTGTCCAGATTAGAAGTTCTGGACCTGTCATACAGTGGCTACATTTGGAAAGAGAAAGGAGCGGTACAAGAGGAGGAAGCATGTTTTGAAGAGCTGCAATGCCTGGAGCAGTTACAAGTTTTATCCATCAGATTGAAATGGAACCCGTGTTACACTCCCCAAGATACAATTACTTCCTGGTTAAATGGATTAAAAGCATTTGAAATTAGCTTCGAACGATCGAGCAATTTTGTTTCAGGTATTTTCtaagatcttttaattttaaatatcattcacataaaattaatttttaatttttaatttttttaattctaatttatattttaaaattttttaaataaaacataaaaaaaaatatttaaaaaaaattaaaataaaaattatatttaaataattttttaattttgtaataattttattcaacgtTTTTTTTTACTCgttcaaaatcaaataaaatatatttatttaaaatgttttattaatatttacaaactattttgtAACGCATTTATGCTCCATATGGACTATTCTAAGCGATACTTTGAATATCTACAAGTGCGAGATCTATGTCTACTCTCGGATGCGTTTCAAAAACGCGTGACTATGGAATGGATTGATCTCTCGGGAGGACAAATCGTGTGGTTGTTCAGCAATGCAAGTTATCTACGCATAAAAAGTGGAGGACTGATTGAGATGCTACAAGACTTGGTCATTAACAGTGTTGGCAGAAgctttacatatttaaaaaagcTTGAGATTTTTTACTCTGACAATAGTTTTCAGACTGGAGGATGTGCATCACAGTATGACCTACTACCCAATTTGGAGGAACTTGTTCTAGTAAAACTGACAGGCGTTGAAAGCATTTCAGAACTAGCCAACCTTCTCGGGCTGAGATTCCAGAGACTGAAAACAATATGTGTGTTTGGCTGTCCGAAGATGAAATATCTTCTCTCCCTGGGGAACTCCATTCGCACAATGCCAAACCTAGAATTAATCCTAGTAGTTGGTTGTGACAGTATAGAAGAGCTCTTCAATTATCTTCCATTGCAGATCAATATGGCTCTAAATCCTATTACCCCAAAACTACAGAAATTGGAATTGGTCAGGCTTCCCAACTTAAGGAATCTTTGTAGGGACGAAAAGACCTGGCCGGGTAATAAAGTGAAGGTTGAGGTGATCAACTGCAGTCTTTTGAGCACGAGGCAATAATAAGATGGAAACTAGTTGGGGGAAACGAATTGGAGACGCATGCATCCACAGGCGaaactaaataatattttacgtGTTTTTGTTGGAGTGAGGTGTgcaatatatttatgtataattttctggaagtttatatatattacgtgtgcatgtctatatatataaaagataaattttatgtattttgatatattaattttgtgaGTGACATTTGATGTAATGACCATCAGCTTTCTTACATGTACATAAATAActtttgtttttaaagttagatcttaaataaataataatagtatttgCAACTAAATTAATTATGGAATAAATAGCATCTTTAAGAAAAATTGATGTCtaaatagcattttttttttttggatataaTTAGCTGGATATATGCTGTATAAAAGAACTAACAAGTAAAAAACTTTCTTAAAGGgccaaatatattttatgacacTTTCTTATAGGGGTGGGCAGTGGGGCCCCGCACCCCGCTACCCCacccccgttcgccccgcccccgcacgacGGGGCGGGGTTCACCGCCCCGCATGGGTCGGGGCGGGGGCATCTAGTTCCCCTAGCGGGGGCGGGGAGGGCCCAACCCCGCCCTgccctcacctatatatatatattatatatatataaacataaatatttatatatacaaaaacataaatatatgtttatatatataaatatatatttatattttacaaattgtgtatatataaatatatatattataatttgttagacttgttcacaaagtaaatttaaaaactatatagtttaaaaactattacactacaacttacacaaaatatgcattagcaaatttaaaaattacataattttaaattataatcatatttacaaaatttaaatttacaatttagatctaaaaatatattttttttatcacttttagatctagaaataaatttttaaaataataaaatatagttaatatttgaagtgAAAATAAAGCGGGGTAGATTGGGTATCCGCCCCGCACCCCGCCTAGCGGGGCGGGGTACCCAACGTTAACACCCGGTTGGCTACCTAGAAGTGTCACTTTGACGCTACGGCCATTTGTTAAACTTCTAGGATAATTGTGAATCAATATTGTTTCAagttttaatttgaataatttgagAGTCAAAGTTAAAAAGACATGAAATTACTTCattctataatatttattatatatttaatattgttcAAAAAATCTATAGGATAGATGTTGTAATGCCTCTttg
Coding sequences within it:
- the LOC122308057 gene encoding probable disease resistance protein At4g27220, yielding MLTDVQVKMSVLRDEDAWQLFSRYARDVVTSEHIAPLAEAICRECKGLPLAIITMGAAMRGKTNPEVWKHALNQLHRSVPYAAGVEEALYKPLKWSYDSLEGKDLKTCFLYCSLFPEDFSINIDELVWYWLAEGLIDDRENYEVFYSRGISLIENLKDACLLEDGSDKGTVKMHDVVRDVSIWIASTCSEDGSKSLVRTGKGLKEISVTELSNSLKRVSFMDNDLEKLSDDSVIRCSEASTFLLQNNPRLELIPEIFLERFKALRVLNFSQTSIKSLPDSLLQLDDLRALLLSNCKDLEGLPPLERLSRLQVLDLSRTGIRELPKRLEQLNNLRHLNLAQTSKLEVVKAGVISKLSRLEVLDLSYSGYIWKEKGAVQEEEACFEELQCLEQLQVLSIRLKWNPCYTPQDTITSWLNGLKAFEISFERSSNFVSVRDLCLLSDAFQKRVTMEWIDLSGGQIVWLFSNASYLRIKSGGLIEMLQDLVINSVGRSFTYLKKLEIFYSDNSFQTGGCASQYDLLPNLEELVLVKLTGVESISELANLLGLRFQRLKTICVFGCPKMKYLLSLGNSIRTMPNLELILVVGCDSIEELFNYLPLQINMALNPITPKLQKLELVRLPNLRNLCRDEKTWPGNKVKVEVINCSLLSTRQ